One window of the Solea senegalensis isolate Sse05_10M unplaced genomic scaffold, IFAPA_SoseM_1 scf7180000014592, whole genome shotgun sequence genome contains the following:
- the LOC122761339 gene encoding uncharacterized protein LOC122761339 isoform X1 produces the protein MSGKKKKKQKSTISCFPLKGQPPKKVARSEEETVEEAVEEIVVELEEDSRETGRKRGLSGAATYRCSFKNEWSIKWPFITLGTTSSYYWCSVCRQENSCVHQGVRDVSRHIESKRHRAKEQALNSAGSVAQFFTPPASEVKVAVAMVQHNVPFAVADHISLLYKECFKDSPTAPNVKSASTKTACIINKAVAPRIRNGLVTKMRKNPFTLVTDGSNDTGLEKMNPITVRIFDTTKVVHRFLDMCTTSGRSSGTAEVIYKKINDVLRENNIPWRNCVGLSIDNAPVNTGAKNSISGRMLKENNSIYLHGCPCHIIHNTARQAGQRFLEISGFDPEDLAVDVGYWFKGSTNSKGYSAEFCDFHGSEYMETLPHISEQWLSLETCVTRILQQYGPLTSYFKSFDEKQPRFRRLVDAFSNPLTEIYLLFFQATLPVFSPLNLLFQREKSSIFQLHGEMTTFILELCARFMKPAALLQSRQVHDIHYKDPLNQLPGEKLDVGFTTRATLNRLLEAGDLTPQEVQQFQQASLAFLVRAVEYAINKLPLKEALLQHAKFVDVQQRAECGVEDALYFVDRFHELLPFHGPREHNKVSEEFLEYQLMDIPMPQDPSTFDVEEFWGRMSSTKNKVTGLSQFARLSKIAELVLVLPHSSADAERVFSMVGLNETKTRDSLALDGTLSSIIAVKMAGPEPHCFKWEPPTPILKASKSATNAYNTHHRHPSPTPALPDEISL, from the exons ATgtcagggaagaagaagaagaagcaaaagaGCACTATTTCATGCTTCCCTCTCAAGGGTCAGCCTCCTAAAAAGGTTGCCAGGTCAGAGGAGGAGACTGTGGaggaggcagtggaggagatagTGGTGGAGTTAGAAGAAGACTCACGGGAaacaggaagaaagagaggattGTCTGGAGCGGCCACTTACAGGTGTTCTTTTAAGAATGAATGGTCAATCAAATGGCCATTCATTACATTAGGTACCACCAGCTCCTACTACTGGTGCTCTGTCTGCAGACAAGAGAACTCCTGTGTCCATCAAGGCGTGAGGGACGTAAGCAGGCACATCGAAAGTAAGCGACATCGGGCCAAAGAACAGGCTCTTAACTCGGCCGGCAGTGTTGCACAATTTTTTACTCCACCAGCTTCTGAGGTGAAGGTGGCCGTTGCAATGGTGCAGCACAATGTGCCATTTGCAGTTGCGGACCATATCAGTCTGTTGTACAAGGAATGTTTTAAAGACTCCCCCACGGCTCCGAACGTCAAGAGTGCCAGCACCAAGACAGCGTGCATCATCAACAAAGCAGTGGCACCACGTATTAGAAATGGGTTGGTGACAAAGATGAGGAAGAATCCCTTCACACTTGTCACAGATGGCTCAAATGATACAG GACTTGAGAAGATGAATCCCATCACTGTAAGGATATTTGACACCACCAAAGTTGTCCACAGATTTCTGgatatgtgtaccaccagtggacGAAGCTCTGGCACAGCTGaagttatatataaaaaaatcaacGACGTCTTGCGGGAAAATAACATACCTTGGAGAAATTGTGTTGGTCTGTCAATTGACAATGCACCTGTAAATACAGGTGCCAAAAATTCCATTTCAGGCAGAATgctgaaggaaaataacagcaTTTACTTACATGGATGCCCCTGCCATATCATTCACAACACTGCCAGACAGGCTGGACAGCGGTTTTTGGAA ATATCTGGATTTGATCCAGAAGATCTGGCTGTGGATGTTGGATACTGGTTTAAGGGAAGCACCAACAGTAAAGGCTACTCAGCAG aatTTTGTGACTTCCATGGAAGCGAATACATGGAAACGCTGCCGCACATTTCAGAGCAATGGTTAAGCCTGGAAACCTGTGTTACACGCATTCTGCAGCAGTATGGGCCACTCACCAGCTATTTCAAGTCTTTCG atgaGAAACAACCAAGGTTTAGAAGGCTGGTGGATGCATTTTCCAACCCTTTGACTGAAATCTACCTCCTCTTCTTCCAAGCCACACTGCCAGTGTTCTCGCCACTGAACCTCCTCTTCCAGAGAGAAAAATCCTCCATATTCCAGCTCCATGGAGAG ATGACAACGTTCATCTTGGAGTTGTGTGCGAGGTTCATGAAGCCAGCAGCACTACTACAGAGCCGACAAGTCCATGACATCCACTACAAGGACCCACTGAACCAACTGCCGG GAGAAAAGCTGGATGTTGGCTTTACCACCAGAGCTACCCTCAACAGGCTCCTTGAGGCTGGAGACCTCACACCTCAGGAGGTTCAACAATTCCAGCAGGCATCACTGGCATTCCTGGTCAGGGCTGTGGAGTACGCGATCAACAAACTCCCCCTGAAGGAGGCCCTTCTTCAGCATGCAAAATTTGTTGATGTGCAGCAGAGGGCTGAATGTGGCGTGGAAGATGCCCTATACTTTGTAGACAG ATTTCATGAACTACTTCCGTTCCATGGGCCGCGGGAACACAATAAGGTGAGCGAGGAGTTCCTTGAGTATCAACTCATGGATATCCCCATGCCCCAAGATCCGTCCACCTTTGATGTGGAGGAGTTTTGGGGGAGAATGTCCTCAACCAAAAACAAG gtcaCTGGTCTGAGCCAGTTTGCCAGGCTATCCAAGATTGCAGAACTAGTTTTGGTGCTCCCTCACTCCAGCGCCGATGCAGAGAGGGTTTTCTCCATGGTCGGGTTAAacgagaccaagaccagagaCAGCTTGGCCCTTGACGGCACTCTCTCTTCAATCATCGCAGTTAAAATGGCAGGCCCGGAACCACATTGCTTCAAGTGGGAGCCCCCTACCCCCATCCTGAAGGCCTCAAAATCTGCCACCAACGCCTACAACACACACCACCGACACCCCTCACCTACCCCTGCCCTTCCCGACGAAATCTCACTCTGA
- the LOC122761339 gene encoding uncharacterized protein LOC122761339 isoform X2 yields the protein MSGKKKKKQKSTISCFPLKGQPPKKVARSEEETVEEAVEEIVVELEEDSRETGRKRGLSGAATYRCSFKNEWSIKWPFITLGTTSSYYWCSVCRQENSCVHQGVRDVSRHIESKRHRAKEQALNSAGSVAQFFTPPASEVKVAVAMVQHNVPFAVADHISLLYKECFKDSPTAPNVKSASTKTACIINKAVAPRIRNGLVTKMRKNPFTLVTDGSNDTGLEKMNPITVRIFDTTKVVHRFLDMCTTSGRSSGTAEVIYKKINDVLRENNIPWRNCVGLSIDNAPVNTGAKNSISGRMLKENNSIYLHGCPCHIIHNTARQAGQRFLEISGFDPEDLAVDVGYWFKGSTNSKGYSAEFCDFHGSEYMETLPHISEQWLSLETCVTRILQQYGPLTSYFKSFATLPVFSPLNLLFQREKSSIFQLHGEMTTFILELCARFMKPAALLQSRQVHDIHYKDPLNQLPGEKLDVGFTTRATLNRLLEAGDLTPQEVQQFQQASLAFLVRAVEYAINKLPLKEALLQHAKFVDVQQRAECGVEDALYFVDRFHELLPFHGPREHNKVSEEFLEYQLMDIPMPQDPSTFDVEEFWGRMSSTKNKVTGLSQFARLSKIAELVLVLPHSSADAERVFSMVGLNETKTRDSLALDGTLSSIIAVKMAGPEPHCFKWEPPTPILKASKSATNAYNTHHRHPSPTPALPDEISL from the exons ATgtcagggaagaagaagaagaagcaaaagaGCACTATTTCATGCTTCCCTCTCAAGGGTCAGCCTCCTAAAAAGGTTGCCAGGTCAGAGGAGGAGACTGTGGaggaggcagtggaggagatagTGGTGGAGTTAGAAGAAGACTCACGGGAaacaggaagaaagagaggattGTCTGGAGCGGCCACTTACAGGTGTTCTTTTAAGAATGAATGGTCAATCAAATGGCCATTCATTACATTAGGTACCACCAGCTCCTACTACTGGTGCTCTGTCTGCAGACAAGAGAACTCCTGTGTCCATCAAGGCGTGAGGGACGTAAGCAGGCACATCGAAAGTAAGCGACATCGGGCCAAAGAACAGGCTCTTAACTCGGCCGGCAGTGTTGCACAATTTTTTACTCCACCAGCTTCTGAGGTGAAGGTGGCCGTTGCAATGGTGCAGCACAATGTGCCATTTGCAGTTGCGGACCATATCAGTCTGTTGTACAAGGAATGTTTTAAAGACTCCCCCACGGCTCCGAACGTCAAGAGTGCCAGCACCAAGACAGCGTGCATCATCAACAAAGCAGTGGCACCACGTATTAGAAATGGGTTGGTGACAAAGATGAGGAAGAATCCCTTCACACTTGTCACAGATGGCTCAAATGATACAG GACTTGAGAAGATGAATCCCATCACTGTAAGGATATTTGACACCACCAAAGTTGTCCACAGATTTCTGgatatgtgtaccaccagtggacGAAGCTCTGGCACAGCTGaagttatatataaaaaaatcaacGACGTCTTGCGGGAAAATAACATACCTTGGAGAAATTGTGTTGGTCTGTCAATTGACAATGCACCTGTAAATACAGGTGCCAAAAATTCCATTTCAGGCAGAATgctgaaggaaaataacagcaTTTACTTACATGGATGCCCCTGCCATATCATTCACAACACTGCCAGACAGGCTGGACAGCGGTTTTTGGAA ATATCTGGATTTGATCCAGAAGATCTGGCTGTGGATGTTGGATACTGGTTTAAGGGAAGCACCAACAGTAAAGGCTACTCAGCAG aatTTTGTGACTTCCATGGAAGCGAATACATGGAAACGCTGCCGCACATTTCAGAGCAATGGTTAAGCCTGGAAACCTGTGTTACACGCATTCTGCAGCAGTATGGGCCACTCACCAGCTATTTCAAGTCTTTCG CCACACTGCCAGTGTTCTCGCCACTGAACCTCCTCTTCCAGAGAGAAAAATCCTCCATATTCCAGCTCCATGGAGAG ATGACAACGTTCATCTTGGAGTTGTGTGCGAGGTTCATGAAGCCAGCAGCACTACTACAGAGCCGACAAGTCCATGACATCCACTACAAGGACCCACTGAACCAACTGCCGG GAGAAAAGCTGGATGTTGGCTTTACCACCAGAGCTACCCTCAACAGGCTCCTTGAGGCTGGAGACCTCACACCTCAGGAGGTTCAACAATTCCAGCAGGCATCACTGGCATTCCTGGTCAGGGCTGTGGAGTACGCGATCAACAAACTCCCCCTGAAGGAGGCCCTTCTTCAGCATGCAAAATTTGTTGATGTGCAGCAGAGGGCTGAATGTGGCGTGGAAGATGCCCTATACTTTGTAGACAG ATTTCATGAACTACTTCCGTTCCATGGGCCGCGGGAACACAATAAGGTGAGCGAGGAGTTCCTTGAGTATCAACTCATGGATATCCCCATGCCCCAAGATCCGTCCACCTTTGATGTGGAGGAGTTTTGGGGGAGAATGTCCTCAACCAAAAACAAG gtcaCTGGTCTGAGCCAGTTTGCCAGGCTATCCAAGATTGCAGAACTAGTTTTGGTGCTCCCTCACTCCAGCGCCGATGCAGAGAGGGTTTTCTCCATGGTCGGGTTAAacgagaccaagaccagagaCAGCTTGGCCCTTGACGGCACTCTCTCTTCAATCATCGCAGTTAAAATGGCAGGCCCGGAACCACATTGCTTCAAGTGGGAGCCCCCTACCCCCATCCTGAAGGCCTCAAAATCTGCCACCAACGCCTACAACACACACCACCGACACCCCTCACCTACCCCTGCCCTTCCCGACGAAATCTCACTCTGA
- the LOC122761339 gene encoding uncharacterized protein LOC122761339 isoform X3, translating to MLKENNSIYLHGCPCHIIHNTARQAGQRFLEISGFDPEDLAVDVGYWFKGSTNSKGYSAEFCDFHGSEYMETLPHISEQWLSLETCVTRILQQYGPLTSYFKSFDEKQPRFRRLVDAFSNPLTEIYLLFFQATLPVFSPLNLLFQREKSSIFQLHGEMTTFILELCARFMKPAALLQSRQVHDIHYKDPLNQLPGEKLDVGFTTRATLNRLLEAGDLTPQEVQQFQQASLAFLVRAVEYAINKLPLKEALLQHAKFVDVQQRAECGVEDALYFVDRFHELLPFHGPREHNKVSEEFLEYQLMDIPMPQDPSTFDVEEFWGRMSSTKNKVTGLSQFARLSKIAELVLVLPHSSADAERVFSMVGLNETKTRDSLALDGTLSSIIAVKMAGPEPHCFKWEPPTPILKASKSATNAYNTHHRHPSPTPALPDEISL from the exons ATgctgaaggaaaataacagcaTTTACTTACATGGATGCCCCTGCCATATCATTCACAACACTGCCAGACAGGCTGGACAGCGGTTTTTGGAA ATATCTGGATTTGATCCAGAAGATCTGGCTGTGGATGTTGGATACTGGTTTAAGGGAAGCACCAACAGTAAAGGCTACTCAGCAG aatTTTGTGACTTCCATGGAAGCGAATACATGGAAACGCTGCCGCACATTTCAGAGCAATGGTTAAGCCTGGAAACCTGTGTTACACGCATTCTGCAGCAGTATGGGCCACTCACCAGCTATTTCAAGTCTTTCG atgaGAAACAACCAAGGTTTAGAAGGCTGGTGGATGCATTTTCCAACCCTTTGACTGAAATCTACCTCCTCTTCTTCCAAGCCACACTGCCAGTGTTCTCGCCACTGAACCTCCTCTTCCAGAGAGAAAAATCCTCCATATTCCAGCTCCATGGAGAG ATGACAACGTTCATCTTGGAGTTGTGTGCGAGGTTCATGAAGCCAGCAGCACTACTACAGAGCCGACAAGTCCATGACATCCACTACAAGGACCCACTGAACCAACTGCCGG GAGAAAAGCTGGATGTTGGCTTTACCACCAGAGCTACCCTCAACAGGCTCCTTGAGGCTGGAGACCTCACACCTCAGGAGGTTCAACAATTCCAGCAGGCATCACTGGCATTCCTGGTCAGGGCTGTGGAGTACGCGATCAACAAACTCCCCCTGAAGGAGGCCCTTCTTCAGCATGCAAAATTTGTTGATGTGCAGCAGAGGGCTGAATGTGGCGTGGAAGATGCCCTATACTTTGTAGACAG ATTTCATGAACTACTTCCGTTCCATGGGCCGCGGGAACACAATAAGGTGAGCGAGGAGTTCCTTGAGTATCAACTCATGGATATCCCCATGCCCCAAGATCCGTCCACCTTTGATGTGGAGGAGTTTTGGGGGAGAATGTCCTCAACCAAAAACAAG gtcaCTGGTCTGAGCCAGTTTGCCAGGCTATCCAAGATTGCAGAACTAGTTTTGGTGCTCCCTCACTCCAGCGCCGATGCAGAGAGGGTTTTCTCCATGGTCGGGTTAAacgagaccaagaccagagaCAGCTTGGCCCTTGACGGCACTCTCTCTTCAATCATCGCAGTTAAAATGGCAGGCCCGGAACCACATTGCTTCAAGTGGGAGCCCCCTACCCCCATCCTGAAGGCCTCAAAATCTGCCACCAACGCCTACAACACACACCACCGACACCCCTCACCTACCCCTGCCCTTCCCGACGAAATCTCACTCTGA